The genomic window CCATGCCAAGGATCAGTCCATAAAGCGTCCATCGGATTTAAAAAACAGAACGGTTTCTGTCCAAAAAAATACATCGTATGAAGAAACATTAAATGCGCTTCGGCAGGAATTCCCTGAAATTAAAAGCCAGGTTCTGGCGGGCAATCTGGATGAAGATGAAATACTCGATAAGATCGCCAACAAACAAATAGATTTAACGATTCTGGATAGCAATACATTAGAACAGACAGCTCTTTATCGAAGTGATTTTAATGTTGCCATCAACCTGACCAATGAAAGGGCACTGGCCTGGGGTATTCGAAAAGACAATAAGCAACTTTTGAAGGCATTGAACCGATACCTGAATCAGGAACAACTTGCCAAAAAACAGGAAAGCATTTTTCTGGATGATTTTGAGAGCATAAAAAAACGCAAAACCCTACGCGTGCTGACGCGAAATAATGCGGCATCTTATTTTTTATGGCGGGGCGAGTTACTGGGTTTTGAATATGAACTGGTGAACGCCTTTGCAAAAAAACACAAACTCAGACTAGAAATTATTGTTGCTCCCAGTCATGAGGATTTGATCCCCATGTTGATAAAAGGCAAAGGGGATATGATTGCGGCCTTTATGACGGCCACAAACGAACGAGAAGCGCAAGGCATCACTTTTTCACGTCATACTCATTTTGCATCCGAAATGATCGTCACACGCCCCGACGATACATCATTAAACAAACCGGAAGACCTTTCCGGAAGAAGCATTCACGTGCGCCGCTCAAGTGCTTATTGGCTTACGCTGGAAAATCTTAAATCGCAGAGTATAAAGTTTAATCTGAAGGAAGCGCCCGAAACCATGGAAACAGAAGAAATCATCGCAAAAGTGGCCAGTGGAGAATATGATCTCACCTTATCAGACAACCACATACTTGATATAGAACTGACCTGGCGCGAAGATATAAAGGCGACATTTTCGCTTGGCGAACCACGCAAAGATGCCTGGGCCGTTCGTGAAAAAGACACACAGCTTTTAGCTGCGATTAATCAATTTATTAAAAAAGAATACAAAGGACTTTTTTACAATATCACGTATAAAAAATATTTTAAGAACCCGCACAAGATAAAAAAACACAAACAGGAACGCCTTGACCTTAATCCGGATGGGTCGATTTCACCTTACGATATACTTGTGAAAAAATATGCCGAACAATATGGTTTTGACTGGCGACTGATCGTTTCACAAATGTACCAGGAAAGTCGTTTTGACCCGAAAGCAAGGTCATGGGCCGGGGCGAAAGGCTTGATGCAAGTGATGCCACGCACCGCAAAAGAATTAAAACTCACCGAGATAGAAGACCCCGAAACAGGAATTCATGCCGGGGTAAAATACATGGAATGGGTCCGTAATCGTTTTGAACCGGAACTGGATGTAAAAGACCGTATGTGGTTCGCACTCGCGGCCTACAATGCAGGGGCAGGCCACATCAAAGACGCAAGACGGCTTGCCAGGCAAAAAGGCTGGAACCCGAATCGCTGGTTTAACCATGTAGAAAAAGCCTTATTGTTACTATCGAAACGAAAATACGCAAAGAAGGCACGTCACGGATATGTACGGGGTCAGGAGCCAGTCAACTACGTACGAGAAATTAAGAGTCGGTACAATGCGTATATCCGACTGGCGCAAGTCGACTAAACCCAGACATTTATCATTAGATAATTCAGTGAGATCATCAGGTTTTCAGGGGCCACCGAAGGGGGTAATATCTACATGAAATGGTCGACTTTAATTGCGACCGGGCTGGGGGTGGGCTATTTTCCTTTCTTTCCCGGTACGATCGGGAGTTTGTTTGCTCTGCTGCTCTTTCTGCTTCTTCAACATCTCCCAACGGCCATATTCATGCTTTTCCTCCTTCTTCTCTTTGGTTTGGGGGTCTATTCATCCTATTTATATGAGGCTTCTTTTAAGAAGAAAGATGCCAGCGAAATTGTCATCGACGAAATTGTTGCCATGCTGATTGTCCTCTTTTTTCTTCCCGCGTCTGTTATCTGGTGGATCGCTGGCTTTTTATCTTTTCGTCTTTTTGATATCACGAAACCTCCTCCGATTCGAATATTTGAACGGCTTCCGGGCGGATGGGGCGTGATGGTGGACGATCTCATTGCGGCCGGTTATGCTCTGGGCATCCTCCATCTGGCTCGATGGATGATCAACGATGTGGGGAATCCCTTTGGCTGATGGGCGTCCAAACAGATTGATTCGGATGTGTGGGATCAAGCAGGCTGATCTTGAGAAATGGATTGCAGACACCCCCTTAGAGACGAGTGTCCTGTTGAATATGACTCCTGCACCCGCCGGAGCAGATCTGTTCTTAAGCAGTGATTTTGAAAAGGCACTCGGCGATGTCACTGCGATCATCGAAAAGCGATGGGGGCCATATTGTTATAGCTTTCAGGGAGAGAGTCTGGAAGAGGTGGTGGGCCGCCTCTTTCTGGAGCGGGGAAAACGAATTGCGGTTGCCGAATCCTGTACAGGGGGACGTGTTGTGGCCCGCCTGACGCGGGTTCCGGGATGTTCACGTTATTTCGAGTCCGCATGTGTGACATATAGCAATCGCTCCAAAGAACGATTGCTATCGGTTTCGGGGAGGCTCCTGAAAGCAAAGGGAGCCGTCAGTCCGGAGGTGGTCTCAGCGATGGCAGAGGGGGTTCGTCTAGAAGCAGGGGTCGATCTGGGACTTGCCGTCACAGGAATCGCCGGACCCGGAGGCGGATCGGCCCAAAAACCGGTCGGGCTGGTCTATATCGCTCTTTCCGATGGTAATGAGGCAAGGTCTTTCTCTTTTCGATTTGATGGGGACCGGGAGTCGATCCAGTCAAGTGCGGCGCAAATGGCTCTGGAGCGGGTACGACAATATCTTAGGAATCTGTCGGAGAAATAGGATCTACCGCATTAGACCCTGGGAGTTACATAAAACATAAAAAAATGGTATAAAAAGAGGGGTAAGTGTATCAGTTTTTCCTTTAATTAAGGAGGATTTAAAACGGCTCGTCTTTTTATTGCCTTACCGATCTCTAAGGAGATTCGGGAAAAATGTATTGCAATTCAGGAGGATGGAAGGGAGCGGTTCCCGTCAGTCAGATGGGGCGCCCCGGCGCAGCTCCATTTAACCCTTGTTTTTCTGGGAGAACTTGCCTTCCCTGAATACCTGCAGGTGAAAGAGGTCGTTCCGGATATTGCGAACAATCTCCCTCCTTTTTCGCTGGAGATTGCCCGTTTGGGTGCGTTCCCTGAACGGCAGTCGCCCAAGCTCATCTGGGTTGGCGTTTCTGAATCGCCCTTGCTCATGGCAATGCAAAAGAAATATAAAATCGGCATTGCTGCGCTCGACATCCCGGTGGAGGCACGCCCATTCCAGCCTCATGTTACCTTGGGGCGGGTCCGTAAGGGGGGAGGCGAGACAGATCATCTGAGCCCCTGGATGAAGCAGGAAGAAAATGTGCAGTTGGGGCGATGTGAGGTGAAGGAAGTCATGCTTATGGAAAGTGAGTTGAGGCCGGAGGGGTCGCTGTATAAGTGTATACTGGCGGCCCCGCTCAGAGGATAGTAACAATTCAGCATACCCCCTCTTTGGCTTCGCGAGACCCATTCCTCCATGGCAGCGTTGCTGCCGTGCTCGAATCCTCAGTATGGACATACGTTGCGGTTCTGCACTCCTCGTGTCTTGCCCTGAAGAGAAATAGTGGCATGCTGAATCGTTACGAAGTTTTTCGATAAAAAAAGCGTTGTTTAGATGGTTGCATAAATAATCACATTTTAAAATATTTTGAGGAGAATAAATGGCTGGAAAAGACGAGAAAGAAGATCACAAGGGAAAGGCGCTCGAACTGGCAGTAGCTCAGATAGAGAAACAGTTTGGAAAAGGGGCGATTATGAGGTTGGGGGCGGGGGATGCACTTCCAAATATCCCTGTTTTTTCAAGCGGTTCCCTTGGACTCGACATCGCGTTGGGGGTGGGGGGGCTTCCCCGTGGGCGGGTTGTTGAGATCTATGGACCGGAATCCTCGGGTAAGACCACGCTTTCCCTTCATGCCATTGCTGAGGTGCAAAAGACCGGAGGGACTGCGGGATTCATCGATGCCGAACATGCACTCGATCTCCAATACGCGCAACGCCTGGGAGTAAAGAGCGATGATCTCCTTATTTCTCAGCCGGATACCGGTGAGCAGGCCTTGGAGATCGCCGAGACCCTGGTTCGCAGTGGTGCGCTTGATGTCATTGTGATTGATTCGGTGGCAGCCCTGGTCCCGCGTGCGGAGATTGAGGGAGAGATGGGTGATTCGCACATGGGCTTGCAGGCCCGTCTGATGTCTCAGGCCTTACGGAAACTGACGGCGGCGATTTCAAAGTCGCGGACCTGTATCATATTTATCAATCAGATTCGAATGAAAATTGGTGTCATGTTCGGCAATCCGGAGACCACGACTGGAGGAAACGCCCTGAAGTTTTATGCCTCCGTCCGGCTCGATATTCGACGCATCGAGGCAATTAAGGATGGGCAGACCGTTATTGGAAACCGTGTCCGCGTCAAGGTTGTTAAAAATAAGTTAGCGCCCCCATTTCGAAAGGCGGAGTTTGACATTCTTTTTAATGTCGGGATTTCCAGAACAGGAGAATTGCTGGACATCGGGGTTGAGAATAAGATTGTTGAGAGAAGTGGTGCCTGGTACTCTTACAAGGGAGAACGAATCGGCCAGGGGCGGGACAACTCCGTGAATTACCTCAGAGAAAACCCCGCGATGGCGGCGTCTATCGAGAAGGAAATACTCAAGGATTTTGGGCCTGCATCTGCGGCGGTGACGGAAAAAACGTTACCTGGAAGTTCCCCTTCGGTCGGGAGAGAAAAGGGTAAGCGATAGGAACTCTAGTAATGGATGATCACAACGAAATGAAGGGGGAAGCGCAATGAAGATTGGCGAGTTATTAAAAGCGGCCATAGGAAAAGGCGCTTCCGATCTTCACATCAAGGTCGGGGTTCCGCCGATGGTCCGGATCAACGGCGAACTGAGTCCCCTTAATGTTTCCATGAAGCTCAAGCAGGAAGAGGTTGTTGGCCTGGCGTTTTCAATTATGAATGCGGCTGAGAAGGAAAAATTTAAAAAGCACCGGGAGCTTGATATGGCCTACAGCGGACTGGGTCTTGGCAGATTTCGTGTGAACGTCTTTCAACAGCGGGGGACGGTCGGGATGGTCTTCCGGGTTATTCCCATGAAGACCTTGTCAATAGCGGATCTCCTTCTCCCTCTGGTTATTGAAAAACTGGCGATGGAACGCCGGGGCCTGATTCTGGTCACCGGGACCACTGGCAGTGGAAAATCAACCACCCTGGCATCCATGATTGACCATGTGAATCAGAACCGTACTGCAAATATTATTACCATTGAGGATCCCATCGAGTTTCTCCATAGAGATAGGAAAGGAATCGTCAGCCAGAGAGAGATCGGATATGATACCGAATCGTTCAGCAGTGCGCTTCGTTATGCGCTTCGTCAGGATCCAGATGTGATTATGGTTGGGGAAATGAGGGATTTTGAAACAATCTCGACTGCACTGATGGCTGCCGAGACCGGTCACCTGGTAATGAGTACACTCCATACGGTCGATGCCACTGAAACAATCGGCCGGATCATCTCTGTCTTTCCCCCTTACCAACAGAAACAGGCGCGGGCGCAACTTGCGGCTGTTTTACATGGGATCGTCTCGCTTCGTCTGGTGCCCCGTTCAGATCGGGAAGGCCGCGTCCCCGCCGCTGAAATTATGGTTGTGACGCAAACCGTTCGTGAGGCTATTATTGATCCGGAAAAGACGCGGCATATTCGCGATATTATTTCCGCGGGAGCATCCCAGTATGGAATGCAGACCTTTGATCAGTCCTTGTATGATCTTGTTAAAAAGAATCTGGTGAGCTATGAAGAGGCGATGAAATGGGCACAGAGTCCGGACGATTTTACGCTGAAGATGAAGGGCATCCAGTCAACGAGTGAAAGTTGGGAAGCGTCGCAGGACAAGGAGGACGGAAGTGCGAAGTTTGACGTCGACCGGTTTTGATGGAGCGGTTCAGAGAAGCCCTTCCAGATCGGGTTCTTCCGCTCCCTGTGATGAAGTTTTCTTGAAAGTGAGGGAAAAGGCAAGTTCTTCCCTGAATGGTAAGGGGAAAGAAGACCGCTTGTATTCTTCAGCCAAAGAGAAGGCCTATCGGATGCTTTCTTATCGGGATCGAACTTCCCATGAGATTGCTGTAAAGTTAAGGGAGAAGGGATTTTCCGAGGAGGTTGTTTCGGTTGTTGTCTCCAACCTCAAAGCGGTTGGGGTGCTGGATGACGAACGTTTTGCTGAGCAATGGATGCGATATCAGGTAGAGAACCGATATCTTGGCCCCTTCCGTCTGAAAGTTGAGCTCAAGGAAAAGGGTTTTTCCCCTCCGGAAGTTGCACGGCTTCTTGAGGGCCTTTCCGGGGAATGGGATCCGGTTCGCGTGGCGCGGAGGGCGCTTTTGAAACGGTATAAAGAGTTGAGTAAGCTTCAGAATCTCGGTTTGCGCCGTAAGGCATTTTCGTTTTTACAGCGGAAAGGTTTTAGTGCGGAAAGTATTTTAACCGTCTTTCGAAACAGCGGTTATCCAGGAAACAGGTGATGAACGCAGCAGAAGTACGTTCTAAATTTATACGTTATTTTTCAAGCCATGGTCACAAGCAGGTCTCGAGTTCTCCGCTCGTTCCTTCAAATGATCCGACGCTTCTGTTTACCAATGCCGGCATGGTCCAGTTTAAATCGACCTTTCTGGGAGAGGAGCGACGCCCTTACTCCCGTGCAGTTTCATCCCAAAAATGTATGCGTGCAGGGGGGAAGCATAACGACCTGGAAAATGTTGGTCAGACGGCACGGCACCACACTTTCTTTGAGATGCTCGGCAATTTTTCTTTTGGAGACTATTTTAAGGAAGACGCCATTGCCTATGCCTGGGAACTTCT from Candidatus Manganitrophaceae bacterium includes these protein-coding regions:
- the recA gene encoding recombinase RecA, producing the protein MAGKDEKEDHKGKALELAVAQIEKQFGKGAIMRLGAGDALPNIPVFSSGSLGLDIALGVGGLPRGRVVEIYGPESSGKTTLSLHAIAEVQKTGGTAGFIDAEHALDLQYAQRLGVKSDDLLISQPDTGEQALEIAETLVRSGALDVIVIDSVAALVPRAEIEGEMGDSHMGLQARLMSQALRKLTAAISKSRTCIIFINQIRMKIGVMFGNPETTTGGNALKFYASVRLDIRRIEAIKDGQTVIGNRVRVKVVKNKLAPPFRKAEFDILFNVGISRTGELLDIGVENKIVERSGAWYSYKGERIGQGRDNSVNYLRENPAMAASIEKEILKDFGPASAAVTEKTLPGSSPSVGREKGKR
- a CDS encoding phosphatidylglycerophosphatase A, with protein sequence MKWSTLIATGLGVGYFPFFPGTIGSLFALLLFLLLQHLPTAIFMLFLLLLFGLGVYSSYLYEASFKKKDASEIVIDEIVAMLIVLFFLPASVIWWIAGFLSFRLFDITKPPPIRIFERLPGGWGVMVDDLIAAGYALGILHLARWMINDVGNPFG
- a CDS encoding nicotinamide-nucleotide amidohydrolase family protein, coding for MTPAPAGADLFLSSDFEKALGDVTAIIEKRWGPYCYSFQGESLEEVVGRLFLERGKRIAVAESCTGGRVVARLTRVPGCSRYFESACVTYSNRSKERLLSVSGRLLKAKGAVSPEVVSAMAEGVRLEAGVDLGLAVTGIAGPGGGSAQKPVGLVYIALSDGNEARSFSFRFDGDRESIQSSAAQMALERVRQYLRNLSEK
- the thpR gene encoding RNA 2',3'-cyclic phosphodiesterase; translated protein: MALPISKEIREKCIAIQEDGRERFPSVRWGAPAQLHLTLVFLGELAFPEYLQVKEVVPDIANNLPPFSLEIARLGAFPERQSPKLIWVGVSESPLLMAMQKKYKIGIAALDIPVEARPFQPHVTLGRVRKGGGETDHLSPWMKQEENVQLGRCEVKEVMLMESELRPEGSLYKCILAAPLRG
- a CDS encoding transporter substrate-binding domain-containing protein gives rise to the protein MQSRSPIPVFLFLLALIFLVSCSDGKTPSTTERKTETQFPVAKQSESKSEPEAISEVYLEQGDLAALQSRGRLRILVPQRSGSWLPREGRPQDMEQELAAHFARSIKLEPVLVYVKNFEELIPHLIEGKGDLIAANLTVTQSRKQHIAFTVPIDHSREQLISHAKDQSIKRPSDLKNRTVSVQKNTSYEETLNALRQEFPEIKSQVLAGNLDEDEILDKIANKQIDLTILDSNTLEQTALYRSDFNVAINLTNERALAWGIRKDNKQLLKALNRYLNQEQLAKKQESIFLDDFESIKKRKTLRVLTRNNAASYFLWRGELLGFEYELVNAFAKKHKLRLEIIVAPSHEDLIPMLIKGKGDMIAAFMTATNEREAQGITFSRHTHFASEMIVTRPDDTSLNKPEDLSGRSIHVRRSSAYWLTLENLKSQSIKFNLKEAPETMETEEIIAKVASGEYDLTLSDNHILDIELTWREDIKATFSLGEPRKDAWAVREKDTQLLAAINQFIKKEYKGLFYNITYKKYFKNPHKIKKHKQERLDLNPDGSISPYDILVKKYAEQYGFDWRLIVSQMYQESRFDPKARSWAGAKGLMQVMPRTAKELKLTEIEDPETGIHAGVKYMEWVRNRFEPELDVKDRMWFALAAYNAGAGHIKDARRLARQKGWNPNRWFNHVEKALLLLSKRKYAKKARHGYVRGQEPVNYVREIKSRYNAYIRLAQVD
- a CDS encoding type IV pilus twitching motility protein PilT, with the translated sequence MKIGELLKAAIGKGASDLHIKVGVPPMVRINGELSPLNVSMKLKQEEVVGLAFSIMNAAEKEKFKKHRELDMAYSGLGLGRFRVNVFQQRGTVGMVFRVIPMKTLSIADLLLPLVIEKLAMERRGLILVTGTTGSGKSTTLASMIDHVNQNRTANIITIEDPIEFLHRDRKGIVSQREIGYDTESFSSALRYALRQDPDVIMVGEMRDFETISTALMAAETGHLVMSTLHTVDATETIGRIISVFPPYQQKQARAQLAAVLHGIVSLRLVPRSDREGRVPAAEIMVVTQTVREAIIDPEKTRHIRDIISAGASQYGMQTFDQSLYDLVKKNLVSYEEAMKWAQSPDDFTLKMKGIQSTSESWEASQDKEDGSAKFDVDRF